The Roseococcus microcysteis genome contains a region encoding:
- the glgX gene encoding glycogen debranching protein GlgX has translation MAEALGATPGPKGLSVAIPAPGATALWLCLFEGEEEVARHRLTPGADEVFRGLIPGVGVGARYGLRAEGPASLGRFNPAKLLIDPWARALDRPQPFHASQFDTGVAPSAEDSAPHMAKAVVTADLPPLDWAPLPPRPQVIYEAHVRGLTMRHPEVPADIRGTFAALAHPAVIAHLQGLGVTHLELLPCAAWADERHLPALGLTNYWGYNPVAFLAPDPRLAPGGMAEVRAAVAALRAAGIGVLLDVVFNHTAESDAQGATLSLRGLGEAHWYRAGANQSGCGNVLALDRPWPLRLVMDALRHWAEGAGVDGFRLDLATTLGRREGHGFDPHAPLLAAMRQDPVLRTRRIIAEPWDMEAHSLGAFPPGWGEWNDSFRDDVRRFWRGDAGMAGRLATRLAGSSDLLPGRPGDSVNFVTAHDGFTLADLVSHAARHNLANGEFNRDGTADNLSWNHGVEGATEDPAIRARRANDARALLATLLLARGVPMLAMGDELGRGQGGNNNAYCQDNDISWLDWAKGDTALRDFTARLIAARLAHPALHATVPLTGEAQDGFRDVAWLTLTGEPLEGAAWERARSLMVALHHEGDRVVALFHRDEAAAVAHLPLPRWGHRWRLLADSAEPAREGEAASPLSIAPRSVVLLVEESRPARKAGAPEPALLGRLAEAAALAPIWHDVEGRRHLVPEGTLRALLGALGLPAETAAQARDSLARRMTVPLLPPHVAGITGQPTRLKVGTARRLTLALHLEGGERRELALLPQDGLVTLPPLPSGRHRLEHGTALCHLTIAPAQAVPPPPGRHFGATAQIYALRHARDQGLGDFTAVGELARALRAEGALWLGLSPPHALHLMDRARASPYQPSDRRFLEPFLIDVSRLASAQGLTWPGAGHQVDYDAAWAAKRAVLAAEWARVGAADPEFQAFRRAGGTALEDFATYGALAEHHGHGDPARWGAGLAHAHDRSVADFAARHADAVGFHAFLQFLADRQLAEAARGGAGLYRDLAVGSAPDGAEAWCRALPTLRGFSMGAPPDPLGPQGQVWGVPPPDPVASMEEGHAGFAALIRANMRHAAALRIDHVLGLKRLFLVPDGAPASEGCYLAQDLPGLLGEIRLESHRAGCAVVGEDLGTVPEGLREALGEAGLLSYRVLWFEREGQRFIPPARWPEAAVACVATHDVPTLAGWWEGEDIREREALGLFDAAAARAARAERAAERTQLLDALAASGHPLPAGAADGPFTPDIAAAIHGHVAATPSAVLLVQAEDLAGERVAVNLPGTDRQRPNWRLRLSEDGAGLTATPIGRAILDAVRRERGASPAA, from the coding sequence GTGGCTGAGGCCCTCGGCGCGACCCCCGGCCCCAAGGGGCTTTCCGTCGCCATTCCTGCCCCCGGTGCCACCGCCCTTTGGCTGTGCCTCTTCGAGGGCGAGGAGGAGGTGGCGCGGCACCGGCTCACCCCCGGCGCGGACGAGGTGTTCCGCGGCCTCATCCCCGGCGTGGGGGTCGGCGCGCGCTACGGGTTGCGCGCGGAGGGGCCGGCCAGCCTCGGCCGCTTCAACCCCGCCAAACTGCTGATCGACCCCTGGGCGCGGGCGCTGGACCGGCCGCAGCCCTTCCATGCCAGCCAATTCGACACGGGCGTCGCGCCCAGCGCGGAGGACAGCGCGCCGCACATGGCCAAGGCGGTCGTCACGGCCGACCTGCCCCCGCTGGACTGGGCGCCGCTGCCCCCCCGCCCCCAGGTGATCTACGAGGCGCATGTGCGGGGCCTCACCATGCGCCACCCGGAAGTGCCGGCCGACATCCGCGGCACCTTCGCGGCGCTGGCCCACCCGGCCGTGATCGCGCATCTGCAGGGCCTCGGCGTCACGCATCTGGAACTCCTGCCCTGCGCGGCCTGGGCGGATGAGCGGCATCTGCCCGCGCTCGGCCTGACCAATTACTGGGGCTACAACCCCGTGGCCTTCCTCGCCCCGGACCCGCGCCTTGCGCCCGGGGGCATGGCGGAGGTGCGCGCCGCCGTCGCCGCCCTGCGCGCGGCGGGCATCGGCGTGCTCCTGGACGTGGTGTTCAACCACACGGCCGAAAGCGACGCCCAGGGCGCCACCCTCAGCCTGCGCGGCCTGGGCGAGGCGCATTGGTATCGCGCCGGCGCCAACCAGTCGGGCTGCGGCAATGTGCTGGCGCTGGACCGGCCCTGGCCGCTGCGCCTGGTCATGGACGCGCTGCGCCATTGGGCCGAGGGCGCGGGGGTGGACGGGTTCCGCCTCGACCTCGCCACCACGCTCGGCCGGCGCGAGGGTCACGGCTTCGACCCCCACGCCCCCCTGCTGGCCGCCATGCGCCAGGACCCCGTGCTGCGCACCCGGCGTATCATTGCCGAGCCCTGGGACATGGAGGCGCACAGCCTGGGCGCCTTCCCCCCCGGCTGGGGCGAGTGGAATGACAGCTTCCGCGACGATGTCCGGCGCTTCTGGCGGGGCGATGCGGGCATGGCCGGGCGCCTCGCCACGCGGCTGGCCGGCTCCTCCGACCTGCTGCCCGGGCGGCCGGGCGACAGCGTGAACTTCGTGACCGCCCATGACGGCTTCACCCTGGCCGACCTGGTCAGCCATGCCGCGCGGCACAACCTCGCCAATGGCGAATTCAACCGCGACGGCACGGCGGACAACCTCTCCTGGAACCACGGGGTGGAGGGCGCGACCGAAGACCCCGCCATCCGCGCCCGCCGCGCCAATGACGCGCGCGCCCTGCTGGCCACGCTGCTGCTGGCGCGCGGCGTGCCCATGCTCGCCATGGGCGATGAGCTGGGCCGCGGCCAGGGCGGCAACAACAACGCCTATTGCCAGGACAATGACATCTCCTGGCTGGACTGGGCGAAGGGCGACACCGCGCTGCGCGACTTCACCGCGCGCCTGATCGCCGCCCGCCTCGCCCACCCCGCCCTGCACGCCACGGTGCCCTTGACCGGCGAGGCGCAGGACGGCTTCCGGGACGTGGCTTGGCTGACACTCACGGGCGAACCGCTGGAGGGCGCCGCCTGGGAGCGCGCCCGCAGCCTGATGGTGGCCCTGCACCATGAGGGCGACCGCGTGGTGGCGCTCTTCCACCGCGACGAGGCGGCAGCCGTGGCACACCTGCCCCTGCCTCGCTGGGGCCATCGCTGGCGCCTGCTGGCCGACAGCGCGGAGCCTGCGCGCGAGGGGGAGGCCGCCTCGCCGCTCTCCATCGCGCCGCGCTCCGTCGTGCTGCTGGTGGAGGAAAGCCGGCCCGCCCGAAAGGCGGGGGCGCCGGAACCCGCCCTGCTGGGCCGCCTCGCCGAGGCCGCGGCCCTTGCGCCCATCTGGCATGACGTGGAGGGGCGCCGGCATCTGGTGCCCGAGGGCACGCTGCGCGCGCTACTCGGCGCGCTCGGCCTGCCCGCCGAGACCGCCGCGCAGGCGCGTGATAGCTTGGCCCGCCGCATGACCGTCCCGCTGCTGCCGCCCCATGTCGCCGGCATCACCGGCCAGCCCACCCGGCTGAAGGTGGGCACGGCCCGCCGCCTGACGCTCGCACTGCATCTGGAAGGCGGGGAGCGGCGCGAACTGGCCCTGCTGCCGCAGGATGGCCTCGTCACCCTGCCGCCTCTGCCCAGCGGCCGCCATCGGCTGGAACACGGCACGGCGCTCTGCCACCTGACCATCGCGCCCGCCCAGGCCGTGCCGCCGCCGCCGGGCCGGCATTTCGGCGCCACCGCGCAGATCTACGCGCTGCGCCACGCGCGGGACCAGGGCCTGGGCGACTTCACCGCGGTTGGCGAGCTGGCCCGGGCCTTGCGGGCGGAGGGCGCGCTCTGGCTCGGTCTCTCGCCGCCGCATGCGCTGCACCTGATGGACCGCGCCCGCGCCAGCCCCTACCAGCCGAGCGACCGGCGCTTCCTGGAACCCTTCCTGATTGACGTGTCACGGCTGGCCTCTGCCCAGGGTCTAACTTGGCCTGGTGCCGGGCATCAGGTGGATTACGACGCCGCCTGGGCCGCCAAGCGTGCGGTGCTGGCCGCGGAATGGGCACGCGTGGGCGCCGCCGACCCCGAATTTCAGGCATTCCGCCGCGCCGGCGGCACCGCGCTCGAGGATTTCGCGACCTATGGCGCGCTGGCCGAGCACCATGGCCATGGCGATCCGGCGCGCTGGGGCGCGGGGCTGGCCCACGCGCATGACCGCAGCGTGGCCGATTTCGCCGCGCGCCACGCCGATGCCGTGGGCTTCCACGCCTTCCTGCAATTCCTGGCCGACCGCCAACTGGCCGAGGCCGCGCGCGGCGGGGCCGGGCTCTACCGTGACTTGGCCGTGGGCTCCGCCCCCGATGGCGCCGAGGCCTGGTGCCGCGCCCTGCCCACCTTGCGCGGCTTCTCCATGGGCGCGCCGCCGGACCCGCTGGGCCCGCAGGGCCAAGTCTGGGGCGTGCCGCCGCCCGACCCCGTGGCCTCGATGGAAGAGGGCCATGCGGGCTTCGCCGCCCTCATCCGCGCCAATATGCGCCACGCCGCCGCGCTGCGCATTGACCATGTGCTGGGGCTGAAGCGTTTGTTCCTCGTGCCCGATGGCGCCCCGGCCTCGGAGGGCTGCTACCTGGCGCAGGACCTGCCCGGCCTGCTCGGCGAAATCCGGCTGGAAAGCCACCGCGCCGGCTGCGCCGTGGTGGGCGAGGATCTCGGCACCGTGCCCGAGGGCCTGCGCGAGGCGCTGGGCGAGGCTGGGCTGCTGTCCTACCGCGTGCTGTGGTTCGAGCGGGAGGGGCAGCGCTTCATTCCCCCCGCACGCTGGCCCGAGGCCGCCGTGGCCTGCGTCGCCACCCATGACGTGCCGACGCTGGCCGGCTGGTGGGAGGGCGAGGACATCCGGGAACGGGAGGCGCTGGGTCTCTTCGACGCCGCCGCCGCCCGCGCGGCCCGCGCCGAGCGCGCCGCCGAGCGCACGCAACTGCTGGACGCCCTGGCCGCCTCCGGCCACCCCCTGCCCGCAGGCGCGGCCGACGGCCCCTTCACGCCCGATATCGCGGCCGCCATCCATGGGCACGTCGCGGCCACGCCCAGCGCGGTCCTGCTTGTGCAGGCTGAAGATCTGGCCGGAGAGCGCGTGGCGGTGAACCTGCCAGGGACCGACCGGCAGCGGCCCAATTGGCGGCTGCGCCTTTCCGAAGATGGCGCGGGCCTTACCGCCACACCCATCGGGCGCGCCATCCTGGATGCGGTGCGGCGGGAGCGGGGCGCCTCACCAGCGGCGTGA
- a CDS encoding DUF882 domain-containing protein: MRLFAHSCPACEGLEGVSCEPVLGRRAMLGGALALATAPLASPALAQAVAGSTRRISLRRMQTGESFSGIYWRDGHYDRSALQQLDWVMRDPGAQEATPMDPRLFDVLVGVQGRLNSDATWEVVSGYRAPETNAARARQSRRVSTASLHMSGMAADCRLPDRNSLAVARAAADMQVGGVGLYRRDGFVHLDCGPSRRW; encoded by the coding sequence ATGCGGCTCTTTGCGCATTCGTGCCCGGCCTGCGAGGGGCTGGAGGGGGTCTCCTGCGAACCCGTGCTGGGCCGCCGTGCCATGTTGGGCGGCGCGCTGGCGCTGGCCACCGCGCCGCTGGCCAGCCCCGCCTTGGCCCAGGCTGTGGCCGGCAGCACCCGCCGCATCAGTCTGCGCCGCATGCAGACCGGCGAGAGCTTCTCCGGCATCTACTGGCGTGACGGTCATTACGACCGCAGCGCCCTGCAACAGCTCGACTGGGTGATGCGTGACCCGGGCGCGCAGGAAGCGACGCCCATGGACCCGCGCCTCTTCGACGTGCTGGTGGGGGTCCAGGGCCGGTTGAATTCCGACGCCACCTGGGAGGTGGTCAGCGGCTACCGCGCGCCCGAGACCAATGCGGCCCGCGCTCGGCAGTCGCGGCGGGTCTCCACCGCCTCGCTGCACATGTCGGGCATGGCGGCGGATTGCCGCCTGCCGGACCGCAACTCGCTCGCCGTGGCGCGTGCGGCGGCCGATATGCAGGTGGGTGGCGTAGGGCTCTATCGCCGCGATGGCTTCGTTCACCTGGATTGCGGGCCCTCACGCCGCTGGTGA
- a CDS encoding L,D-transpeptidase family protein, producing MERRLLLGGLAALIAGPAAATNRPVMAPMAPPEGTRTLTASPEALRRLGERLLRLDEDGLNPGWYGLDAVRAQDPYAVANAAAGALTDLVQGRVTQLPGRVDLRRSADPAALATWFERIAAAEEPAAVIDAAAHRAPGTLPLKSALAAARLRAETGWGSVPRGNGRVLETGRSDAVRVPALRARLAATDPVFAADPGDGDLFDAKLADAVRRFQAQAGLEADGRVGGGTMAALNRTPQELVDQLRVALDMRRAEAPAPRERHVDVNIPDFRLAVIEEGRTLMDMVVIVGRADRATPMITTRLTSVQFNPPWGVPQRNAAQDLLPRLRRDPQAVAQRGFRIFQRVAGETVEVDPMSVDWHAIRPDRFPYFIRQDAGDANALGRLKFIMPNRDDIFLHDTPDRHLFRMTDRAFSSGCIRLERPMDLLLLLLSGNGGWDQARADRVLDSRQTIVIALRRTLPIRLHYDTVMVRGNEVRIRQDIYGLDAAYARAMAAPARDGVPLASRG from the coding sequence ATGGAACGTCGCCTCTTGCTGGGTGGCCTGGCCGCGCTGATCGCCGGTCCCGCCGCCGCCACCAATCGGCCCGTCATGGCCCCCATGGCGCCGCCCGAGGGCACACGCACGCTCACCGCCTCGCCAGAGGCGCTGCGCCGGCTGGGCGAGAGGCTGCTGCGCCTCGACGAGGATGGTCTGAACCCCGGCTGGTATGGGCTCGACGCCGTGCGCGCGCAGGACCCCTACGCCGTCGCCAATGCCGCCGCCGGCGCGCTGACCGACCTGGTGCAGGGGCGGGTCACGCAATTGCCGGGCCGTGTGGATCTACGCCGCAGCGCCGACCCCGCCGCGCTCGCCACCTGGTTCGAGCGGATCGCCGCCGCCGAGGAACCCGCCGCCGTCATTGACGCCGCGGCCCACCGGGCGCCGGGCACCCTGCCGCTCAAATCCGCGCTGGCCGCGGCGCGGCTGCGGGCCGAGACGGGCTGGGGCAGCGTGCCGCGCGGCAATGGCCGGGTGCTGGAGACGGGCCGGTCGGACGCGGTCCGGGTGCCCGCCCTGCGCGCGCGCCTCGCCGCGACCGACCCCGTCTTCGCCGCCGACCCGGGCGATGGCGATCTCTTCGATGCGAAGCTTGCCGACGCCGTGCGCCGCTTCCAGGCCCAGGCGGGGCTGGAGGCCGATGGCCGGGTGGGCGGTGGCACCATGGCCGCGCTGAACCGCACCCCGCAGGAGCTGGTGGACCAGCTCCGCGTCGCCCTCGACATGCGCCGCGCCGAAGCCCCCGCCCCGCGCGAGCGGCATGTGGACGTGAACATCCCCGATTTCCGCCTGGCCGTGATCGAGGAGGGGCGGACGCTGATGGACATGGTCGTGATCGTGGGCCGGGCCGACCGCGCCACGCCCATGATCACCACGCGGCTGACCTCCGTGCAGTTCAACCCGCCCTGGGGCGTGCCCCAGCGCAACGCCGCGCAGGATTTGCTGCCGCGGCTGCGGCGCGACCCTCAGGCGGTGGCGCAGCGGGGCTTCCGCATCTTCCAGCGCGTGGCGGGCGAGACGGTCGAGGTGGACCCCATGTCGGTGGACTGGCACGCCATCCGCCCCGACCGCTTCCCCTATTTCATCCGCCAGGATGCGGGGGATGCGAATGCGCTCGGCCGGCTGAAGTTCATCATGCCGAACCGGGACGACATCTTCCTGCACGACACGCCGGACCGTCACCTCTTCCGCATGACGGACCGCGCCTTCTCCTCGGGCTGCATCCGGCTGGAACGCCCGATGGACCTGTTGCTGCTGCTGCTCTCCGGCAATGGGGGCTGGGACCAGGCACGGGCCGACCGCGTGCTGGACAGCCGGCAGACCATCGTGATCGCGCTGCGCCGCACCCTGCCCATCCGGTTGCACTACGACACGGTGATGGTGCGGGGGAACGAGGTCCGGATCCGACAGGACATCTACGGGCTGGATGCCGCCTATGCCCGTGCCATGGCCGCGCCCGCGCGCGATGGCGTGCCCCTGGCCTCGCGGGGCTGA
- a CDS encoding aspartate aminotransferase family protein has protein sequence MSPLDAPERRNSDLDAALAEARTLYAKARPASAEAHQAAQAVMPGGSTRSVLFWTPFPISMARGEGARLWDADGLEYRDFLGEYTAGLFGHSERRILAAAQAAMARGINLAAAGRDEAAFAGLVCARFPSVERVRFTNSGTEANIMALATARAFTGRTDMMVARGAYHGGVLTFAKERSAVNLPVPTRFMDYNDPEGAAAAIRAAGDALAAVLVEPMLGSGGCIPASREFLAALREACAETGAVLIFDEVMTSRHGPGGMQARHGITPDMTTLGKYIAGGFNVGAFGGRADIMDVFNGHRANALPHAGTFNNNVWSMAAGRVALGEIFTGEAAEALFARGETLRARLNAACAEAGLPMQFTGAGSMMTVHFRAGAITAPYTSTPEDEQRRELFFLDMLAAGIYVARRGMISLSLPLSDADLDALVEAVREFLAARGQVLRQ, from the coding sequence ATGAGCCCGCTCGACGCCCCCGAACGCCGCAACAGCGACCTCGACGCCGCCCTGGCCGAGGCCCGCACCCTCTATGCCAAGGCGCGGCCCGCCAGTGCCGAAGCGCACCAGGCCGCCCAGGCCGTGATGCCCGGGGGCAGCACGCGCTCGGTGCTGTTCTGGACCCCCTTCCCCATCAGCATGGCGCGCGGCGAGGGCGCGCGGCTGTGGGATGCGGACGGCCTGGAGTACCGGGATTTCCTGGGCGAGTACACGGCCGGGCTGTTCGGCCACAGCGAGCGCCGCATCCTCGCCGCGGCCCAGGCCGCCATGGCGCGCGGCATCAACCTTGCGGCCGCCGGCCGGGACGAGGCCGCCTTCGCGGGCCTGGTGTGCGCCCGCTTCCCGTCGGTGGAACGGGTGCGCTTCACCAATTCGGGCACCGAGGCCAACATCATGGCGCTGGCCACCGCCCGCGCCTTCACCGGCCGCACCGACATGATGGTGGCGCGCGGCGCCTATCACGGCGGCGTGCTGACCTTCGCCAAGGAACGCAGCGCGGTAAACCTGCCGGTGCCCACGCGCTTCATGGACTACAACGACCCTGAGGGCGCCGCCGCCGCCATCCGCGCGGCGGGCGATGCGCTGGCGGCCGTGCTGGTCGAGCCCATGCTGGGCTCGGGCGGCTGCATCCCGGCGAGCCGCGAATTCCTGGCCGCGCTGCGCGAGGCCTGCGCGGAGACGGGGGCCGTGCTCATCTTCGACGAGGTGATGACCAGCCGCCACGGACCCGGCGGCATGCAGGCGCGGCATGGCATCACGCCCGACATGACCACGCTCGGCAAATACATCGCGGGCGGCTTCAACGTGGGCGCCTTCGGTGGCCGCGCCGACATCATGGATGTGTTCAACGGCCACCGCGCCAATGCCCTGCCCCATGCCGGCACCTTCAACAACAATGTCTGGTCCATGGCGGCGGGGCGGGTGGCGCTGGGGGAGATCTTTACCGGCGAGGCCGCGGAAGCCCTTTTCGCCCGCGGCGAGACCCTGCGCGCGCGGCTCAACGCCGCCTGCGCCGAAGCCGGCCTGCCCATGCAGTTCACCGGCGCGGGCAGCATGATGACGGTGCATTTCCGCGCCGGCGCCATCACCGCGCCCTACACCTCCACGCCGGAGGATGAGCAGCGGCGGGAACTGTTTTTCCTCGATATGCTGGCGGCCGGCATCTATGTGGCGCGGCGCGGGATGATCAGCCTGTCGCTGCCACTGTCCGATGCGGACCTGGATGCGCTGGTCGAGGCGGTGCGGGAATTCCTGGCCGCACGGGGGCAGGTGCTGCGCCAGTAA
- a CDS encoding AMP-binding protein: MTSALIFERQSIPGEALDRRGAALAGGLRGLGLKENDAVAVLLRNGPVWADVILACRIGGTYYAALNWHLTPPEIAFILADSGAKALIADAALLPALREILPPGLPVLAVGGAEGALDYETWLAAQPPYAGPPASPRGQMGYTSGITGRPKGVRRLPIPLGELPARQARMRRVVEETLGVTEGSRVLVSAPLYHAGPTVIAQNALAFGDLLVLAPRFDAEETLALIERHRITTVYLVPVMYVRLLRLPPEVRARYDISSLKVVASTGAPCAPEVKRAMIEWFGPIITETYASTETGMLTACRAEDSLARPGTAGRPVADVTLRILDEEGRPCPPGVVGRIYARNHAYPDWTYHNNPEARAAVEHEGLFTLGDMGWLDGDGFLYVADRASDMVISGGVNIYPAEIEAALLRQPAVLDCAVFGVPDEEYGERLHAVVQLEAGAALDAAALQEGLRGVLAGFKVPRSYEAVEAMPRDPNGKLLKRKLRAPFWEGRARAV, encoded by the coding sequence ATGACCAGCGCCCTGATCTTCGAACGGCAGAGCATCCCGGGCGAGGCGCTGGATCGGCGCGGGGCCGCGCTGGCCGGAGGGTTGCGGGGGCTCGGCCTCAAGGAAAATGACGCGGTGGCGGTGCTGCTGCGCAACGGGCCGGTCTGGGCGGATGTGATCCTCGCCTGCAGGATCGGCGGCACCTACTACGCCGCGCTGAACTGGCACCTGACCCCGCCCGAGATCGCCTTCATCCTGGCCGACAGCGGGGCCAAGGCGCTGATCGCGGACGCGGCGCTGCTGCCCGCCTTGCGCGAGATCCTCCCGCCCGGCCTGCCGGTCCTGGCGGTGGGCGGGGCGGAGGGCGCGCTGGATTATGAGACCTGGCTCGCCGCCCAGCCCCCCTATGCCGGCCCCCCCGCCAGTCCGCGCGGGCAGATGGGCTATACCTCCGGCATCACCGGCCGGCCGAAGGGCGTGCGGCGCCTGCCCATCCCGCTCGGTGAACTGCCGGCCCGCCAGGCGCGGATGCGCCGCGTGGTGGAGGAGACGCTGGGGGTGACGGAGGGCAGCCGCGTGCTGGTCTCGGCCCCGCTCTACCATGCCGGGCCCACCGTGATCGCGCAGAACGCCCTGGCCTTCGGCGACCTCCTGGTGCTGGCGCCGCGCTTCGACGCGGAGGAAACGCTGGCGCTGATCGAGCGCCACCGCATCACCACCGTCTATCTCGTGCCCGTGATGTATGTCCGGCTGCTGCGCCTGCCGCCGGAGGTGCGGGCGCGCTACGACATTTCCTCGCTGAAGGTCGTGGCCTCCACCGGCGCCCCCTGCGCGCCCGAGGTCAAGCGCGCCATGATCGAATGGTTCGGCCCCATCATCACCGAGACCTATGCCAGCACCGAGACCGGCATGCTGACCGCCTGCCGCGCGGAGGACAGCCTGGCCCGCCCCGGCACGGCGGGCCGCCCCGTGGCCGATGTCACGCTGCGCATCCTGGATGAGGAAGGCCGCCCCTGCCCGCCCGGCGTCGTGGGCCGCATCTATGCCCGCAACCACGCCTATCCGGACTGGACCTACCACAACAACCCGGAAGCGCGGGCGGCCGTGGAGCATGAGGGCCTCTTCACCCTGGGCGACATGGGCTGGCTGGACGGCGACGGCTTCCTCTACGTGGCCGACCGCGCCTCGGACATGGTGATCTCGGGCGGCGTGAACATCTACCCGGCCGAGATCGAGGCCGCGCTGCTGCGCCAGCCGGCCGTGCTGGATTGCGCCGTCTTCGGCGTGCCAGACGAGGAATATGGGGAGAGGCTGCACGCCGTGGTGCAGCTCGAAGCCGGGGCGGCGCTGGACGCGGCGGCCTTGCAGGAGGGGCTGCGCGGGGTTTTGGCCGGCTTCAAGGTGCCCCGCAGCTACGAGGCGGTGGAGGCCATGCCGCGCGACCCCAATGGCAAGCTGCTGAAGCGCAAGCTGCGCGCACCCTTCTGGGAAGGCCGCGCGCGGGCGGTCTAG
- a CDS encoding heavy-metal-associated domain-containing protein has product MATMELTVQGLTCGHCVRAVTEAIQARDPAAQVAVTLEGGLVRAETVLDRLAMVAAIEGEGYKVTG; this is encoded by the coding sequence ATGGCCACCATGGAACTGACGGTGCAGGGCCTGACCTGCGGCCATTGCGTGCGCGCCGTAACCGAGGCCATCCAGGCGCGCGACCCCGCGGCCCAGGTGGCGGTGACGCTGGAGGGCGGGCTTGTGCGCGCCGAGACGGTGCTGGACCGCCTGGCGATGGTCGCCGCCATCGAGGGCGAGGGCTACAAGGTGACAGGCTAG
- a CDS encoding MerR family transcriptional regulator codes for MNIGEAAAASGVSAKMIRHYETLGLVRPERRMNNYRAYTEQDVSVLRFIRHARELAFPLSEVKRLLALWQDSGRKSAEVQRIALSHVEALEEKARSLQAVAASLRHLARACQGNTRPECPIIEHLES; via the coding sequence ATGAACATCGGCGAGGCGGCGGCCGCGAGCGGCGTCAGCGCCAAGATGATCCGCCACTACGAGACGCTGGGCCTGGTGCGGCCCGAGCGGCGGATGAACAATTACCGCGCCTACACCGAGCAGGACGTGTCGGTGCTGCGCTTCATCCGGCATGCGCGGGAACTGGCCTTCCCCCTCTCCGAGGTGAAGCGGCTGCTCGCGCTGTGGCAGGACAGCGGGCGCAAAAGTGCCGAGGTGCAGCGCATCGCGCTGTCCCATGTCGAGGCGCTGGAGGAGAAGGCGCGCTCGCTCCAGGCCGTCGCGGCCTCGCTGCGGCATCTGGCGCGGGCCTGCCAGGGCAATACGCGGCCCGAATGCCCCATCATCGAACATCTGGAGAGCTGA
- a CDS encoding heavy metal translocating P-type ATPase, with amino-acid sequence MLVIACPCALGLATPAAIMAGTGAAARAGILLRDADSIERGHAATLVAFDKTGTLTEGRPVLAALHEAEPGALALAAALQAGSEHPLARAVLAAHGGATAPVEDFRALPGRGVRGVVAGRALQLGGPRLLAESGAAPAFTTEAAEHEAAGRTLAWLVEGERVLALLAFEDAVKPGAAEAVARLAAMGVRVAMLSGDSPAAAQAVASRLGITEVEAGLLPADKSARIAGWQAQGLKVAMVGDGVNDAPALAAADLGIAMGSGTDAAIAAAGVTLLRGDPRLVPAALEVARATRRKVRQNLFWAFIYNSAGLPLAAFGFLSPALAGAAMAASSVSVLGNALLLSRWTWREAKERGTPE; translated from the coding sequence GTGCTGGTCATCGCCTGCCCCTGCGCGCTGGGCCTTGCCACGCCCGCCGCCATCATGGCCGGCACCGGGGCCGCGGCGCGGGCGGGCATCCTGCTGCGCGACGCGGATTCCATCGAGCGCGGCCATGCCGCCACCCTCGTCGCCTTCGACAAGACGGGCACGCTGACCGAAGGGCGGCCCGTGCTGGCGGCGCTTCATGAGGCGGAGCCGGGCGCGCTGGCGCTCGCCGCCGCGCTGCAGGCTGGCAGTGAGCACCCGCTGGCCCGCGCCGTGCTGGCCGCCCATGGTGGCGCCACGGCACCCGTCGAGGATTTCCGCGCCCTGCCCGGACGAGGCGTGCGCGGCGTGGTGGCGGGCCGCGCCCTGCAACTGGGCGGCCCGCGCCTGCTGGCCGAGAGCGGTGCCGCACCCGCCTTCACGACCGAGGCCGCCGAACATGAGGCCGCCGGCCGCACTTTGGCCTGGCTGGTGGAGGGCGAGCGGGTGCTGGCCCTGCTGGCCTTCGAGGACGCCGTGAAGCCCGGCGCCGCCGAGGCCGTGGCGCGTCTGGCCGCCATGGGCGTGCGGGTGGCCATGCTGTCGGGTGATTCGCCCGCGGCGGCCCAGGCGGTCGCGTCCCGTCTCGGCATCACCGAGGTCGAGGCCGGGCTGCTCCCCGCCGACAAATCCGCCCGCATCGCGGGCTGGCAGGCCCAGGGGCTGAAGGTTGCCATGGTGGGCGATGGGGTGAATGACGCGCCGGCTCTGGCGGCGGCCGATCTCGGCATCGCCATGGGCAGCGGCACGGACGCGGCCATCGCGGCCGCCGGGGTCACGCTGCTGCGTGGCGACCCCCGCCTTGTGCCGGCGGCGCTGGAAGTGGCGCGGGCCACGCGGCGCAAGGTCCGGCAGAATCTGTTCTGGGCCTTCATCTACAATTCGGCCGGGCTGCCGCTGGCGGCGTTCGGATTTCTGTCGCCCGCATTGGCGGGGGCGGCCATGGCGGCCTCCTCCGTCTCGGTGCTGGGCAATGCGCTGCTGCTCTCCCGCTGGACGTGGAGAGAAGCCAAGGAGAGGGGGACCCCGGAATGA